A genomic stretch from Sphingomonas sp. HDW15A includes:
- a CDS encoding 5-formyltetrahydrofolate cyclo-ligase, whose translation MAVPSLPLSGDKIALRRRAREQRRAYVESLSPAQRDKQEQALAAHLAPLIATSRIIAAYAPMPDEISPMPALEQARQSSTTIAFPAFNDHLATLRFLAGEPTETGPFGVMQPPLSSIEVHPDLILVPLVAIDAAYNRLGQGKGHYDRVLPELRRRGALLVGIGWPVQRLDQAIEPEAWDVTLDGFASPDGLDLKR comes from the coding sequence ATGGCGGTTCCGTCACTTCCACTTTCCGGCGACAAGATCGCGCTTCGGCGCAGGGCACGCGAGCAGCGGCGTGCTTATGTCGAAAGCTTGAGCCCAGCTCAGCGTGACAAGCAGGAGCAGGCTCTTGCCGCGCACCTCGCCCCACTGATCGCGACGTCGCGTATCATCGCCGCCTATGCGCCAATGCCCGACGAGATCAGTCCCATGCCCGCGCTCGAGCAGGCGCGTCAGTCTTCAACGACCATCGCTTTCCCGGCATTCAACGACCATCTCGCGACTTTGCGCTTTCTCGCGGGCGAGCCGACGGAGACCGGGCCGTTCGGGGTGATGCAACCGCCGCTGAGCTCTATCGAAGTGCATCCGGACCTGATCCTGGTCCCGCTGGTCGCGATCGATGCTGCCTATAACCGGCTGGGACAGGGCAAAGGCCATTACGACCGCGTCCTTCCCGAACTGCGTCGTCGCGGGGCCCTCCTGGTCGGAATCGGCTGGCCCGTGCAGCGACTCGACCAGGCGATCGAGCCGGAAGCATGGG
- a CDS encoding cell division protein ZapA: MAEVTLNIAGRAYLVACRTGEEDNLLAAARLVDGKCREALAGLGTLSESRQFLFASLLLADQLLEKPGAQTPAVDHTVAPRVEQLAERLEAIASALEEAGNEA; the protein is encoded by the coding sequence ATGGCCGAGGTGACTTTGAACATCGCCGGCCGGGCCTACCTGGTCGCTTGCCGCACGGGCGAGGAAGACAATTTGCTGGCTGCAGCCCGGCTCGTCGACGGCAAGTGCCGCGAAGCCCTGGCGGGCCTGGGCACGCTTAGCGAATCCCGCCAATTTCTATTCGCATCGCTGCTTCTTGCCGACCAGCTCCTGGAGAAGCCCGGGGCGCAGACCCCAGCCGTAGACCACACGGTTGCCCCGCGCGTTGAACAACTGGCCGAGCGGCTGGAAGCTATCGCATCTGCCCTTGAGGAGGCAGGCAACGAGGCCTAG